The following are encoded in a window of Urocitellus parryii isolate mUroPar1 chromosome 7, mUroPar1.hap1, whole genome shotgun sequence genomic DNA:
- the Ptges3l gene encoding putative protein PTGES3L: MARQHARTLWYDRPKYVFMEFCVEDSTDVHVLIEDHRIVFSCRNGDGVELYNEIEFYAKVNSKDSQDKRSGRSITCFVRKWKEKVAWPRLTKEDIKPVWLSVDFDNWRDWEGDEEVELAHVEHYAELLEKVSTKRPPPAMDDLDDDSDSADATSN, translated from the exons ATGGCACG GCAGCATGCCCGGACCCTGTGGTATGACAGGCCCAAGTATGTGTTTATGGAATTTTGTGTTGAGGACAGCACGGATGTCCATGTGCTCATTGAGGATCATCGCATTGTGTTCAG CTGCAGGAATGGTGATGGAGTGGAGTTGTACAACGAGATTGAGTTCTACGCCAAAGTGAACTCCAAG GATTCCCAGGATAAGAGGTCCGGCCGCTCTATTACTTGCTTTGtgaggaaatggaaggagaaggTGGCCTGGCCCCGGCTCACCAAGGAAGATATCAAG CCAGTATGGCTGTCTGTGGACTTCGATAACTGGAGAGACTGGGAAGGGGATGAAGAGGTAGAGCTGGCTCACGTGGAGCATTATGCAGAG CTTTTGGAAAAGGTCAGCACCAAGAGACCTCCACCTGCCATGGATGACCTGGAT GATGATTCTGACAGTGCTGATGCAACAAGTAATTAA
- the Rundc1 gene encoding RUN domain-containing protein 1, protein MAAVDAAEESVAVVAAVEAKAKDEEEEEEELLSPCEAVRWAPVGAVAETGPGVSAFSEEAAAEEPGTARGSPPDSPSCTLRRLRAERRRLDSALLALSSHFAQVQFRLRQVVRGAPAEQQRLLRELEEFAFRGCPHVLGYEGPGDPASDEGGRLPGDRPRLRGEDQSEQEKQERLETQREKQKELILQLKTQLDDLETFAYQEGSYDSLPQSVVLERQRVIIDELIKKLDMNLNEDISSLSTEELRQRVDAAVAQIVNPARVKEQLVEQLKTQIRDLEMFISFIQDEVGSPLQTGGGQCECKASGKTGNGSTRTGSSRLPPGNSKMKTEDVKRVRETGLHLMRRALAVLQIFAVSQFGCATGQIPQTLWQRGQADRDYSPLLKKLEVSVDRVKQLALRYQSHDHVITSANLQDLSLGGKDELTTAVRKELTVAVRDLLAHGLYASSPGMSLVMAPIACLLPAFSSAPETMHPWELFVKYYHAKNGRAYVESPARKLSQSFALPVTGGTIVTPKQSLLTAIHMVLTEHDPFKRSADSELKALVCMALNEQRLVSWVNLICKSGSLIEPHYQPWSYMAHTGFESALNLLSRLSSLKFSLPVDLAVRQLKNIKDAF, encoded by the exons ATGGCTGCTGTGGACGCTGCTGAGGAATCGGTAGCGGTGGTGGCGGCTGTTGAGGCAAAAGCAAAGgacgaagaggaggaggaagaggaattgCTGTCACCATGCGAGGCGGTGCGCTGGGCCCCAGTAGGGGCGGTGGCCGAGACCGGGCCTGGGGTGTCTGCATTTTCGGAAGAGGCGGCAGCCGAGGAGCCCGGCACGGCCCGGGGTTCCCCGCCGGACTCGCCCAGCTGTACCTTGCGGCGGTTGCGGGCCGAGCGGCGGCGGCTGGATTCAGCGCTACTCGCGCTGTCCTCGCACTTCGCGCAGGTGCAGTTCCGCCTGCGCCAGGTGGTGCGGGGAGCACCGGCGGAGCAGCAGCGCCTCTTGCGCGAGCTGGAAGAATTCGCCTTCCGCGGCTGCCCTCACGTCCTGGGTTACGAGGGGCCCGGGGACCCTGCCAGCGACGAGGGCGGCAGGCTGCCCGGGGACCGGCCACGGTTGCGGGGCGAGGACCAG agtgaGCAGGAAAAACAAGAGCGTCTGGAAACCCAGAGGGAGAAACAGAAGGAACTGATATTACAGCTCAAGACTCAGTTAGATGACCTGGAAACATTTGCCTATCAAGAGGGCAGTTATGACTCCCTGCCTCAATCTGTGGTCTTGGAAAGACAGAGG GTGATCATAGATGAGTTAATAAAGAAACTGGACATGAATCTGAATGAGGACATCAGTTCCCTATCCACTGAAGAGCTTCGTCAGCGTGTGGATGCAGCAGTGGCTCAAATTGTCAACCCAGCCCGAGTGAAAGAACAATTGGTTGAGCAACTGAAAACCCAGATCCGAGATCTTGAGATGTTCATCAGCTTTATCCAAG ATGAAGTAGGAAGCCCCTTACAGACAGGTGGTGGACAATGTGAGTGCAAGGCCAGTGGGAAGACAGGAAATGGCTCCACCAGAACAGGCAGCAGCAGACTGCCTCCAGGAAACAGCAAAA TGAAGACAGAAGATGTGAAGAGAGTCCGGGAGACAGGGCTACACCTGATGAGGAGAGCGTTGGCTGTGCTCCAGATCTTTGCTGTTAGCCAGTTTGGTTGTGCCACAGGCCAGATCCCTCAAACCCTATGGCAGAGAGGCCAGGCCGACAGAGACTACTCCCCCTTACTGAAGAAGCTGGAGGTATCAGTAGATAGAGTGAAACAGTTAGCCTTGAGATACCAGTCACATGACCATGTCATCACCTCTGCCAACCTCCAGGACCTCTCTCTGGGAGGCAAGGATGAGCTGACCACGGCTGTGCGGAAGGAACTAACAGTGGCTGTGAGGGACCTGCTGGCCCATGGACTCTATGCCTCTTCCCCTGGGATGAGCCTTGTCATGGCCCCCATTGCTTGTTTGTTGCCAGCCTTCTCCTCAGCCCCTGAGACCATGCATCCCTGGGAGCTCTTTGTAAAGTACTACCATGCTAAGAACGGCCGTGCTTATGTGGAATCCCCAGCCCGGAAGCTGTCCCAGTCCTTTGCTCTGCCCGTTACGGGTGGCACTATTGTGACCCCCAAACAGAGTCTACTGACAGCCATCCACATGGTGCTGACAGAGCATGACCCTTTCAAGCGCAGTGCAGACTCAGAGCTGAAAGCCTTAGTGTGCATGGCCCTGAATGAACAGCGTCTAGTGTCCTGGGTTAACCTCATCTGTAAGTCAGGATCACTCATTGAACCACACTACCAGCCCTGGAGCTATATGGCCCACACAGGCTTCGAGAGTGCCCTCAACCTGCTCAGTCGCCTCAGCAGCCTCAAGTTTAGCCTCCCTGTGGACTTAGCTGTGCGCCAACTGAAGAACATCAAGGATGCCTTTTGA